A genomic window from Acinetobacter chinensis includes:
- the rnpA gene encoding ribonuclease P protein component, translating to MMPLFSFSPALRIRCAADYKSVFDGALFKVHQPHFLFLAKPSEQLNSRLGIVVAKKKVRRAHERNRVKRLARESFRLHRQQLELLDIVVMPKTGIEAVSNDELHQQLQFAWQKLQRIARKHSRIAPPSPQN from the coding sequence GTGATGCCACTTTTCAGTTTTAGTCCTGCGCTCAGAATTCGCTGTGCTGCGGATTATAAAAGTGTATTTGATGGTGCGCTTTTTAAAGTGCATCAACCCCATTTTCTTTTTCTGGCAAAACCTTCCGAACAACTGAACAGTCGTTTGGGTATTGTTGTTGCCAAGAAAAAAGTGCGTCGTGCACATGAAAGAAACAGAGTAAAACGGCTTGCTCGCGAAAGTTTTCGCCTGCACCGGCAGCAATTGGAATTACTGGATATTGTGGTTATGCCTAAAACAGGTATAGAAGCAGTTTCCAATGATGAATTGCATCAGCAATTACAATTTGCCTGGCAAAAATTACAACGTATTGCCAGAAAGCATTCCAGAATAGCACCTCCCTCCCCACAAAATTAG
- the yidD gene encoding membrane protein insertion efficiency factor YidD encodes MVRLLHWFIRFYQIAISPLLGPRCRYIPTCSQYALEAVHMHGAVRGVWFAARRVCRCHPWGGSGFDPVPSRPVRFISFQKIDSQMLHVAVPFRERLLNQNHSNHLG; translated from the coding sequence ATGGTTCGTTTACTGCATTGGTTCATACGTTTTTATCAGATTGCGATCAGTCCTTTGCTTGGACCGCGCTGTCGTTATATTCCAACATGTTCTCAGTATGCGCTGGAAGCAGTCCATATGCATGGTGCTGTGCGTGGTGTGTGGTTTGCTGCCAGACGGGTTTGCCGCTGTCATCCCTGGGGTGGTTCAGGTTTTGATCCTGTCCCTTCCCGACCAGTCCGTTTTATTTCATTTCAGAAAATTGATTCTCAAATGCTTCACGTTGCTGTACCCTTTCGTGAACGTTTATTGAACCAGAACCACTCAAACCACTTGGGGTAA